A single window of Gossypium arboreum isolate Shixiya-1 chromosome 13, ASM2569848v2, whole genome shotgun sequence DNA harbors:
- the LOC108463619 gene encoding uncharacterized protein LOC108463619 gives MGELSAIVYMTLALLILFIISYSPKKHPADNRRRLVKLRSSFSFINPARHEPVAFDPLVAKIERLREDKQWEKQYVEHFRPDYLQYPEPAEESQPETEDYLNDEDKFNVTNRLVLLFPKIDVDPADGFVTENELIEWNLQQAMKEEWFRSLREMEIHDINNDGLVSYAEYEAPSWVKNDYASFGHDMGWWTEEHFYASDADGDHVLNLTEFNDFMHPADSKNPKLLQWLCKKEVRERDADKDGKVNFDEFFHGVFDLVINHDPSDYSMDAETPAKRMFSQLDKDGDRLLSDEELVPIIGKLHPSEWYYAKQQADYIISQADLNKDGRLSLVEMIDNPYVFYTAIFNDSEDDYEYHDEFR, from the exons ATGGGAGAACTTTCTGCCATTGTGTACATGACCTTGGCTCTGCTAATCCTTTTCATCATCTCTTATTCCCCTAAGAAACACCCTGCCGACAACCGCCGCCGCCTCGTCAAGCTCCGCTCTTCCTTCAGCTTCATCAATCCCGCCCGTCACGAGCCTGTCGCTTTTGATCCACTCGTCGCCAAGATCGAGCGCCTCCGTGAAGACAAACAGTGGGAGAAGCAGTACGTGGAGCATTTCCGCCCCGACTATTTACAATACCCCGAACCCGCTGAAGAATCGCAGCCTGAGACCGAAGATTACTTGAATGACGAGGACAAGTTCAATGTTACCAATAG GTTGGTGTTGCTGTTTCCCAAGATTGATGTCGATCCAGCAGATGGTTTTGTGACTGAGAATGAATTGATTGAGTGGAATTTGCAGCAGGCTATGAAGGAAGAGTGGTTCAGGAGTTTGAGGGAGATGGAAATTCATGACATAAACAATGATGGGTTAGTTTCATATGCAGAGTACGAAGCTCCCAGTTGGGTGAAGAATG ACTACGCATCTTTTGGTCATGATATGGGCTGGTGGACAGAAGAACATTTTTATGCATCAGATGCCGATGGTGATCACGTATTGAATTTAACCGAGTTCAATGA CTTTATGCACCCAGCTGACAGTAAAAACCCAAAGCTACTTCAATGGTTATGCAAAAAGGAAGTAAG GGAAAGAGATGCAGACAAAGATGGGAAGGTTAACTTTGATGAATTTTTTCATGGTGTATTTGACTTGGTAATAAACCATGATCCATCTGATTACTCAATGGACGCCGAGACCCCAGCTAAACGGATGTTTAGCCAACTTGATAAAGATGGTGACAG ATTATTGTCAGATGAAGAGTTAGTACCAATAATTGGGAAACTTCATCCATCAGAGTGGTACTATGCTAAACAACAAGCAGATTACATCATATCGCAG GCAGATTTGAATAAAGACGGTCGCTTAAGCTTAGTTGAGATGATTGACAACCCGTATGTATTTTATACTGCCATCTTCAATGATAGTGAAGATGACTATGAATACCATGACGAGTTCCGCTAA
- the LOC108464043 gene encoding transcription factor SRM1-like: MTVEEAGNSSEWSRGQDRAFENALATYPEDSADRWEKIAADVPGKTLEEIKEHYELLEDDINQIESGCVPLPPYDSSDGSAGHAGDEGTGKKGSSNLGHYNSESNQGSKSSRSDQERRKGIAWTEDEHRLFLLGLDKYGKGDWRSISRNFVVTRTPTQVASHAQKYFIRLNSMNKDRRRSSIHDITSVGNADISAPQGPITGQTNGAAAGGSSGKSAKQPPQHPAAPAGVGVYGAPTMGQPIGGGPLVSAVGTPVNLPAPAHMAYGVRAPVPGAVVHGAPMNMGPATYPIPHTSAHR, from the exons ATGACTGTGGAAGAAGCTGGCAATAGCTCCGAGTGGAGTAGGGGCCAAGATAGGGCATTCGAGAATGCCCTTGCAACCTATCCCGAGGACTCTGCGGATCGGTGGGAGAAAATTGCAGCTGATGTGCCGGGGAAAACTTTGGAAGAGATTAAAGAGCACTATGAGCTTTTAGAGGATGACATTAACCAGATTGAATCTGGTTGTGTGCCTCTCCCTCCGTACGATTCTTCTGATGGTTCAGCCGGCCATGCTGGTGACGAAGGAACTGGTAAAAAAGGAAGCAGCAATTTAGGGCATTATAACAGTGAGTCAAATCAGGGGAGTAAGAGTTCGAGGTCAGATCAGGAACGTCGCAAGGGGATTGCTTGGACAGAGGATGAGCACAG GTTATTTCTTCTTGGTttggataaatatggaaaaggtGACTGGAGAAGCATATCCCGGAACTTTGTGGTCACAAGAACGCCAACACAAGTGGCAAGTCATGCGCAAAAGTATTTCATTCGGTTGAACTCCATGAACAAAGATAGGAGGCGATCTAGCATCCACGATATCACCAGCGTTGGCAATGCAGATATTTCAGCACCTCAAGGGCCAATCACTGGTCAAACAAATGGTGCTGCTGCTGGAGGTTCATCCGGAAAATCAGCCAAACAGCCCCCTCAACATCCTGCTGCACCGGCTGGTGTAGGTGTGTATGGTGCTCCAACTATGGGGCAGCCGATAGGAGGCGGCCCCCTCGTCTCAGCAGTTGGCACACCAGTGAATCTTCCTGCCCCGGCACATATGGCTTATGGAGTGAGAGCTCCTGTACCAGGAGCGGTAGTTCATGGTGCACCGATGAACATGGGTCCTGCGACATACCCAATTCCGCATACATCTGCTCATAGGTAA
- the LOC108463079 gene encoding putative GEM-like protein 8: MKNQILEQVIGVPMKSTLYRVERTPRRYLPDSAGQYRIPSSVEGSNTFRKGKRNFVLKRINNIGKKADTFAHGVREHVRVGPKISETVKGKLSLGARILQVGGVEKIFKQLFSVREGEKLLKTCQCHLSTTAGPIAGLLFISSQKVAFCSDRSIKIPSPNGELLRVHYKVLIPLEKIKGVNESENMKKPAQKYMEIVTVDDFEFWFMGFFNYQKAFKYLQQAISQRLLHDVLQVTF, from the exons atgaagaaccaaatactcgaacaagtcaTTGGAGTTCCAATGAAATCAACACTGTATCGAGTTGAGCGAACGCCGAGACGATACTTACCGGATTCTGCTGGTCAGTATCGGATTCCATCATCTGTTGAAGGGTCTAACACATTTAGAAAAG GCAAAAGAAACTTTGTACTTAAAAGGATAAACAATATTGGGAAGAAAGCTGATACTTTCGCACATGGAGTCCGAGAACATG TGAGGGTGGGGCCAAAGATCAGTGAAACTGTGAAGGGAAAGTTGAGTTTGGGGGCAAGAATTCTTCAAGTAGGAGGGGTGGAGAAGATTTTCAAGCAATTGTTTAGTGTTAGAGAAGGAGAGAAGCTGTTGAAGACATGCCAATGCCATTTATCAACAACAGCAGGTCCCATAGCTGGTTTACTTTTTATCTCATCTCAAAAGGTTGCCTTTTGCAGTGATAGATCAATCAAAATCCCTTCTCCTAATGGAGAATTGCTCAGAGTTCATTACAAG GTTTTGATTCCACTTGAGAAAATAAAGGGAGTGAATGAGAGTGAAAACATGAAGAAACCGGCACAAAAGTACATGGAAATTGTGACAGTGGATGATTTTGAGTTCTGGTTTATGGGTTTCTTTAATTACCAGAAAGCTTTCAAGTACCTTCAACAAGCAATCTCCCAAAGACTACTACATGATGTACTACAAGTCACTTTCTAG
- the LOC108461705 gene encoding GEM-like protein 4, with the protein MKNQILEQVIGVPMKSTLYRVERTPRRYLPDSARQYRIPSSVEGSNTFRKGKRNFVLKRINNIGKKADTFAHGVREHVRVGPKISETVKGKLSLGARILQVGGVEKIFKQLFSVREGEKLLKACQCHLSTTAGPIAGLLFISSQKVAFCSDRSIKIPSPNGELLRVHYKVLIPLEKIKRVNESENMKKPSQKYMEIVTVDDFEFWFMGFFNYQKAFKYLQQAISQRLLHDVLQVTF; encoded by the exons ATGAAGAACCAGATACTCGAACAAGTCATTGGAGTTCCAATGAAATCAACACTGTATCGAGTTGAGCGAACGCCGAGACGATACTTACCGGATTCAGCTCGTCAGTATCGGATTCCATCATCTGTTGAAGGGTCTAACACATTTAGAAAAG GCAAAAGAAACTTTGTACTTAAAAGGATAAACAATATTGGGAAGAAAGCTGATACTTTCGCACATGGAGTCCGAGAACATG TGAGGGTGGGGCCAAAGATCAGTGAAACTGTGAAGGGAAAGTTGAGTTTGGGGGCAAGAATTCTTCAAGTAGGAGGGGTGGAGAAGATTTTCAAGCAATTGTTTAGTGTTAGAGAAGGAGAGAAGTTGTTGAAGGCATGCCAATGCCATTTATCAACAACAGCAGGTCCCATAGCTGGTTTGCTTTTTATCTCATCTCAAAAGGTTGCCTTTTGCAGTGATAGATCAATCAAAATCCCTTCTCCTAATGGAGAATTGCTCAGAGTTCATTACAAG GTTTTGATTCCACTTGAGAAAATAAAGCGAGTGAACGAGAGTGAAAACATGAAGAAACCGTCACAAAAGTACATGGAAATTGTGACGGTGGATGATTTTGAGTTCTGGTTTATGGGTTTCTTTAATTACCAGAAAGCTTTCAAGTACCTTCAACAAGCAATCTCCCAAAGACTACTACATGATGTACTACAAGTCACTTTCTAG